One genomic region from Prunus persica cultivar Lovell chromosome G3, Prunus_persica_NCBIv2, whole genome shotgun sequence encodes:
- the LOC18781696 gene encoding polygalacturonase ADPG1: MDTWKGCDDWLQFLNVGNLLIDGSGENDGDDCIAINGGCSDLNIANIECGPGHGIRNITFEKITLDATKNPIIIDQFYCDRDHDCKSQPSALSVDYVKYIDFEGTSASEEAIKLDCDQNSGCHNIIMDCINITSAVLGKKIYASCNNDIGTSLGTTMYLASSRDKPTTSLSATPPSAPPLPVTPPPSPPVLTTPPIALIFPPPPLPVTPPPALPLSDKPPPPPSPPLSLSASTSAIFTYAGNYASTISSFTSSASNSTNVLHRGTRSGRYVLHIWSY; this comes from the exons ATGGATACATGGAAAGGGTGTGATGATTGGCTCCAATTTTTGAATGTGGGCAATCTCTTGATCGATGGTTCAGGAGAAAATGACGGCGATGACTGTATAGCCATCAATGGTGGCTGCTCCGATCTCAATATCGCCAACATCGAGTGCGGGCCAGGCCATGGTATAAG GAACATAACCTTTGAGAAGATCACACTCGATGCaactaaaaatcctatcatCATTGACCAGTTTTATTGTGACCGTGATCACGACTGCAAAAGTCAGCCCTCGGCTTTGTCGGTGGATTATGTGAAGTACATTGATTTTGAAGGAACTTCTGCGAGTGAGGAGGCGATCAAGTTAGATTGTGACCAGAATTCAGGTTGCCACAACATTATAATGGACTGCATCAATATCACTTCTGCGGTTCTTGGCAAGAAGATTTATGCCTCCTGCAATAATGATATTGGAACTTCCCTTGGCACTACAATGTACCTTGCCTCAAGTCGGGACAAACCAACTACTTCTCTGTCAGCTACGCCTCCATCAGCTCCGCCTTTGCCCGTTACGCCTCCGCCATCTCCGCCTGTGCTGACTACACCTCCAATAGCTCTGATTTTTCCACCTCCGCCCTTGCCAGTTACGCCTCCGCCAGCTCTGCCCCTGTCAGATAAGCCTCCACCTCCGCCATCtccgcctctctctctctctgcctctaCCTCCGCCATCTTCACCTATGCCGGCAACTACGCCTCCACCATTTCCTCCTTCACCAGCTCTGCCAGCAACAGCACAAATGTCCTTCACAGGGGAACCAGGAGTGGCAGATATGTACTTCACATCTGGAGCTACTAA